The Chitinophaga pinensis DSM 2588 region ACACCGTGGCCTGGTCGTTTTTACGGGTATACTAGACTTCCTGGGCGCACTTGGGTTAGTACTACCTGGCATACTGCGAATATGGCCCCGGCTGACCAGGTACGCCGCATATGGTATTCTGCTGTTGATGATTGCCGCCAGTGTTTTTCATATCAGCAGAGGCGAAGCCAACCTGATTGGTATTAATATCGTATTTGCAGCAATAGCTGCATTTATCGCCTGGAGAAGATAATCGCACTATTTTATCATGAAGAACGGCAGGACCAATTTTATATATAATGTAAAATAAATCTATAAGATTTACGTTAAGCCGATATATGATACGTTCCCTGTCCGTTCTTCTTACCATCATTATAACGCTTTCTTATTTTTCAGCCACTTCCTGTAGTATGTTTAAGATCACACTGCATGACAAAACGATGGCTGGTAATAATGAAGACGCCTGGAAGATCAACTCTAAGATCTGGTTTGAAAAAGGAGCGGATAGTCAATATGGAGCTGCTTACGTTGGTCATAGTGATCTGTTCCCACAGGGAGGGTACCAGAGAGGACAGCAATTCCCGTCACAGCACTCAGATACCACATTGGCTTTCTGTACTTCCATGATGGACACCATGCATGAATGCATGAATAAGATGGGCGATGGCACCACTTACACAGCTATATACGATCTGAAAGAACGGATGATCAACCTGTATTTCTACCACGATTTCAAGCATGTAGTGCGCTTTAATCTGATAGCGGAGCTAAAAAAGGGGAATCATCTGCTCAATATTCCTGACCTGTTTCCGCCCAATCACGAATACCTTCGTTTTGTCCATTTTAAGACGCCCTTCAACAGCTCTTTTATCAAACTGCTGCTGTACGTGATGGAACTGCTTTTAGCCCTGCTCACTTTATACTGGGCTATATATATCCTGGGTGTTTTATTCAACGGAAGAATTAATATAAAGGCCCATTATGGCATGTGTTTACTGCTGATCCTGAACATCGGCCTTGGCAGCTACCTGTTCATCCTGCAAAATAACCAACCGCTTTTCTATTATGATGCGCCCTATTATGTACCGGGTAAAACGATATTAAATGTCAGTGCCTATCTTCCTGTCGTACTACTGGGATTGATCATTCCGGTTGGACTGGCAAATATCAGGACTGTCCACCGGGCATCTGTTACCACTTTCACCCGCAGGGTCTTTATGCTTAATACCATCATTTACCTGGTGGCCTTGCTGCTGTTTGCTTATTGGGGACTGCTTTTCATCATACGTAGCTAATCCGGTACCATTCCTGTAAAAGTTTTATTTCAATGTTTTTTCAAATAAAAACCGGTATGCGAAGCTTGTTGTTTACAGTAATCGTTAGGAATTCAGATAAAGATATGTCAGGGTTCTCCTGATAATTCATTCATTGTAAACCGCAGATCAGTAATATTGCCCTGATAACTTTGCAAATGACCTGTCATCTCCTCTCCCTGAATCATCCCACAGCTCACATAACCACCTTTTATCTTTGTAAGGTCTTTTTCTAATTGCTGTGTGATGATCGTCTGTTGATTGAATTGTACGACAAGCTCCCCTTTTTCTGACAAAGTCATGTACAACTGTCCTTTGTTTGCAGGTAATTGCTCACTATTGATCGTCTTACCATCTGCCAGTACAATCCCTATCTGATCATGATAAGCGTATAGTTTAAAGTTATTGAAGTAGTCACAGATCACCCCGCCTTTGTCTATTTTATCCAGGTAAGCGGTAACAACCAATACATGCGGATTCCATACTTTTTTATTAAACGACAGATCTGCCGCACTCGCGTTTTGCCGGATAGTATAGCTACGGTCAAAGAATTGCGGAAGCGGTCCTTCCAGGATCATTGCAGCCGTTTCTCCCTGTCGGCTTAGTTCTTTATCCAGTAATTTTTTCAGTTCGTTGGTCCGGCTGTAATAAGCAGGATTCGCAATCAGATTACTGAATTCTTTGCGATCACGATTCAGATCATATAATTCTTCCGGTGGATGATAGCTATAACGGTCAAGCAGGAACTTTGTTTTGGGGTCAGTAGCTGCGCCAGCAATCCAGCTGTCAAAATAAAACTCATTCTGTTCAACCTTGTCGATATGCGTAATAAAACGCACGCCCGGATGATAATTCCTGATATAATGAAAGCCGTCTTTCGTAATGACCGTCCTGGAGGGTGTATAGTTATACCAGAAATGCGGTTCCATGGACGTCTCCGCAAAGATATACTGATGATGTTCTTTCTTTTTATTGAGCAACACGTCTTTAAACGATGTACCGTCTAAATCATCAATGGCCTTACCGCCTGCAAGATCTACCAGTGTCGGTGTGAGATCCGCCAGTGACACCAATGCATCTGACACGGTACCTGGCATCACTTTCCCCGGCCATCTGACAATCATCGGAATCCGTAATCCCTGATCGTATACCGACCATTTGGCGGAAGGAAATTGTGCGCCCTGGTCTGCAATAAACATCGTGACTGTATTGTCCTTCACTCCTGCGCCTTCTATTGCCTGCATTACCTCTCCCAGCATCTTATCTGCCACACCGATACTCTGGTAATAGGCAGTCAGCGCTTTGCGCGTCTCTTTTGTATCAGCAAGATAATCGGGGAGTTTTATCTGCTGCGGATCGAAGTCTGTATTCGGGAACCACGGTACGTGTGGTATCCAGGGCGCTACAATCAGACAGATAGGCTGCTCCGGATGATCCTGAAAATGTGTGCGGATCATATTAACTGTTTCCTTTTTACGATCAGTCCTGTTTTCAATAGGCGCATATTTGCCGAACTCTTCTCCGATATGCTCAAAGGGGAAGTTATGTAACGGAAAGATATCTGTCTTCCCAGAGATCACGACCCGGTATCCCAGTTTTTGCAGGAACTGCGGCAGGTTCCTGGTATTGGGCCTTACTGTGAAGTGATTCATCTGGGAACCATTCCGGAAAGGATACAATCCGGTAAACATCACACTCCTGGAAGGTGCGCACATCGGCGAAGCGGCATAGGCACTTTTAAATTGCATCCCTTCTGCTGCCAGCTTATCCATATTGGGCGTCCTGACATCTCTATTGCCATAACAGCCAACATCCTGCTGGTTCAGGTCATCTGCAATAAAAATCACGATGTTGGGTTGCCGCTGGGCAGCTGCTGTAAGTATATTGTAAAGCAAACCGAAAACACAGCTAATGATGGCAAAGAGGATTCTCAAACGGCGGAATTTTTAATTGGGTTAATAAGATATCAGCATAAATATACAAAATGTCCCATTCCCCCCTGTACTTTGACGCTTCCAGCCCTCTTCCTCTAAACACGTTGCATTTACTTTTGTATTGTCGTCCTTCACCAGCTATGCTGTTGTACTTCCAGACAGTTTAACAAAAAACTTTAATAAATGGCACACGTTAGTCCTTATCTCAATTTCAATGGCACCTGCGAAGCTGCCTTTAATTTCTACAAATCTGTGTTTAACGGCGAATTCATGAATGGCATCATGCGGTTCAGCAATATGCCGGAGCATTGCAAACCAGGAGACGAAAACCTGGTGATGCATGTGGCGCTGACTATTCCAGGTGGGAATACGATAATGGGTAGTGACTTCCCCGATTCGATGGGCGAGTTTAAAAAAGGCAACGACTTCTCACTGGCTATCTCTGCCGGATCTGAAGAAGAGGCCCGCAGGTTATTTGATGCGCTTGGTGCAGGCGGTATTGTTGATATGCCGCTGGATAAAGCGCCCTGGGGCGCTTTATTTGGTCAGCTGAAGGACCAGTATGGCATTACCTGGGCGGTGAATTACCAATACGAACCAATCCCTCAACATTAATATCATCTCCTGGTGTATGTAGCGGATTATTCCACTACATACATCAGGTCTTCGAAATCATGTGCGGCTACGAAAATCGGAACAGACGCCCAGGCAGCTTTACCTTTTTGAGCGTTTACCGTATTTTTCACCAGTTCCTGAAAACGCAGGATCACAATATACTCATGCAATTCACAAGCCCGTCTGCGCTCATTATCCCTGTATCCTTCCGATTGCATATACTCCTTATTGGCCGCCTGTAAAGCTTCATAACCTGTAATGGTCAGATTCTTTTCCGACTCACCGGTGAACTCTTTCAGCCAATCCGGATTGCCGATATCAGGCACCATCTCATAGCTTAACAGGTGAATGAACCAACGCTCGTATTGCACGGAGAAGCTGTTCATTTCAACGTAAATTGCTTTAATATCCTCCTCCTCTTCTTCCATTGTCTCGTAGAAATTACTGAGGAACTTCCCCAGGATCGGTTGCAGGTGCAACAGATCCTTTCCTAGTACCTGGTGAAAATCCGTCCGTGGCAACTGACCTAATGCCGTTTCCGCCTCTTTAATGGCTTCTGCTATCTTTCCTGCCTTTATGAGGCTTTCTATTTGTTCCATGATCTTTACGCGTTAATGCTGCAAAGAAAGGGAATTTTCGGCAGTGCCCGTAAATGCGGGAGACTGATTTATTTTTTCACCTGGTAATCATGGCCCCAGTTCTTTAGAGAATAGTTCCAATTGGACGTCGACACATCCCCTTCAGGTTGCTGCGCACTATGACGTTTGATGTACCCGTTTACCTTCTGCATGTGTTTGTAATCACCCGTAGTAAGATCTGCTTTCTTTTTATGCAAGATGTGGATGATCTTTTCACCGGATTTATGTCCTATTGACTCACCATCTCCACTATCCCAGCCGACCGACTTCGACTCTTCCGTCGTCAGCCATTTTTCAAGCTTTGAAGGTGTCATATTGACGAGCTCTTTGAACTCCTCATAGATTTCCTGCATTTCCTGCTGTTCCATAAGCTTTTTCAAAAAGTCAAGCAAATACGGTACCTCATTTATCAACCTCACACTTCCTTCAACTACGGATAGGTCCGATATAAAGCAGAAGCTTATTATCGGTGATATAGTTAAATAATCGAAAATGTACCTGTCAAAGAACTAAACGCTCAGCTGAACGATCAGGCGGTACGAGAAAATTAGCGCCTGTTTTACCCGCTGATCCTGATTGTCTATACAATATTAGCAAGAATACCGGTCCATGTCCGGCCAATGTGCACAGGACGCAAAAACATATGCACAGGACGCAAAAACGTGTGTACGTAACGTCAGATAATGGGGTCGAAAGCGGCGCCATCCCCACCATTTTTTTAAAGCTGTTAAATATCAACGAAGATGCATTACATGCAGAGATAGTAAAAGTTGCTTATCCTATCCAACAGGTAGCTGAGGCTATTTATAACAGCGATATACCGGACTTTTACGGAGACTTTCTGTTACGATAAATACTCACTGTTTATGTGCTTCCGGCGGCGTATTATGTACCTTTTTAAATGCACGGGAGAAATTGCCGATATGCCGGTATCCGAACTGAAGGGCCGTTTCTTTTACCTGCTGACCAGCTTCTAAATGCTGCCGGGCTTTTTGCATACTCACCTGCAGGTGATACTGGTGAATCGTTACGCCAAATTCAGCCTTAAATGCAGCTTTTAATGCAGTTGTCCTGATATGAAAATGCAGGCTCAATTCGACGATGGTAAAACGACGTTCAGGATGCGCGGCGATGTATGCTCCTACTGACCTGATTGTGTCCTGGCTGGTTTTCTTTACTGGCATCAGATAAGGTTAACAGTAATAGTATTTAGTCCACAAATTTAATAGAGTAGTAAAATACTGTACTTTGGAGATCTCTCTGATACTTTGGATATAGGGCCTTCCTGACTATAAATGTTCATTCGATGCCCGGAATGCTTTGGGCGATATCCCTACTTTCGCTTTGAAGATTTTATTGAAGTGGGTGGCATGTTCGAAGCCGAGGTCATAAGCAATGCCACTAACGGGTTTGTCTGTACTCCATAGCATCATTTTGGCTTTGTCTATGAGTTGCAGGTGAATATGTTCCTGGGTCGTTTTGCCGGTATTTCTTTTGAGCAGATCGGAAAGATAGTTAGGAGACAGACACAATTCAGTAGCAAAATACTTCACATCAGGAAGCTCATTTGGTTGATTGAACGATGTTCTAAGCTCTACGCAACGCTGTAAATACCGGAGTATAAGTATTTACATTACTTTAGTACTGATTTACAAAATATAGGAACAACAGCGAAATAGGGCTTTATTACCCCATCTACTTCTCTGTTTTGGTATACTGGCTCCGGATGCGGCTCAGTGTTTCCCGGGTCAGGCCCAGATAGGAAGCTACCATATGTAATGGAACACGGTTATATATATCAGGATAGGTTTTAATGAAGTTTTCATAGCGCTTTTCCGCAGTATCACTGATATTACTTAATATACGTGCCTGACTGGCATTATAACTCTTTGCTTCCAGCTTGTCTTTTAAAATTCTGAAGTTGGCCACTGTTTCCACCAGCATATCAAAATCTTTCTTGTCAATCAGCAGTAAGTCACTGTCTTCCAGTGCATCAATATTATTCTTCGACTGACTTCCACAGTTATAACTTTCATAGTCGCTCATCCACCAGGTTTCTATGGCAAACCTCAGGATGTGTTCGAAACCATTATCTCCGACATGGTATAGGCGCAGACATCCTTTTACAACAAAGGCATTGTAATGAGATATATCTCCCTCCTGTAACAGGTATTGTTTCTTACGAAGCCGTTTGGGTACGGTCACCGCACGTATCTGTGCTATTTCTTCATCTGTAAGTGCAGACCTTTCCTTTAAATATTGCTCGAAGACTTCAAACATTTGCCAGCTTATTTATAGCAAAATAACTGAATAATCACGTTAAAATGCAATACCGGTCTTGTGCCGGTGCCGGAAAATGTACTTCAAAATGTGTGTCTAACATAGAAAACCCGCTATTGACGGGGTTTCTATGTTTGTGCTGTTTTGTACTATTTCAGGATGGTCATACTCAGTGCACCACCATCGGATATGATCTCGGTTCCTACTACAAAAGACGATTCATCTGAAGCCAGGAATACGGCGGCGTTGCCAATATCTGAAGGTTGTCCGATTCTGCCTGCCGGAATGATATCTACCCACAAATTTTTTACATGGTCAATATGTTCAGGCGCCAGGAATTTACCAAACACAGGCGTATCTATTGTTCCCGGAGAAAGTACATTGACCCTGATCTTTCTGTCCAGCAGATCGAGCGAGAATCCACGTGCAAAGGAAATCACAGCTGCCTTGGCGGCTGCATACACTGACTGACCCGGAAATGCTCTGTGTCCGGCGATAGAACCGATCAATACGATCGAAGCGCCGTCTTTCAGGTAAGGCAATGCTTTCTGGATGGTGAAATAAACGCTCTTCAGATTGAGGTTCATATAATGGTCATAATCCGATTCCGTGGTAACAGCGATAGAGGCCATCTGAGCGCCTTCTACCGCGCCGCCTGCGTTTACCACAATCGTATCTATCAGACCAAACTTTTCAGCTGTATTTTTAAATATACGCTCCAGGTCTTCAAACTTTGTTACATCGGCATTGATCCCGATGAAATCACTCCCTAACGCTGTTACTGAGCGATCGAGTGTTTCCTGGTTTCTACCTACGATGGTACCTGATGCGCCTTCGTTCCTGAATGCCTCCGCAATGCCAAACCCTATACCGCTATTGCCTCCCGTGATAACTGCTACCTTATTCTTTAACTTCATGATATTTGTTTTTTATCATGGCAAATTTCGGTCGGCAGGCGCCTGTGGCCAAGGACATTTATCAAATAAGAAATGTGATAAATATCACGGTCTTAATATCTGATGGCGTTCCATATTTTGTATGAAGGACATTTTATACGTTACAGTTCACATCAAACCTGAAACACTGTTACATACCGAATGCATCAATCAGGGCTTTCGCTTCTTCCGGTTTGATAAGTGATACGCAACCATGACGTGCGGCATCCGGAAACCTTACATCTTCCTCGACAGTCCAATGATAGAGATCCGGCGAATAAGAAGCGCCAAAGCGATCTGTCATACAGTAATCATATAACAGTAACCATCCTTTTTTCTGTGGCTCTTTTATAGCCGTAGGGCCTTCGGTAATAACGGGTACGATCTGGCCATTATTTAAAGCGCCATCGATGATCTTATAAGGACCATATACATTAGAAGCGACGGCTACCCTGATAGCCCTTCTTTCACCGGTTTTAGCGCCAAATTCTTCTTCTTTATGAAACAGGTAATACTTACCCTGCTGTTCCAGCAAGGTGCCGTCTATGACCGAATAAGGCGGTTCAAAAAACACTTTCGCCGGAGAGAAGGTTTTCCAGTCGCGGGTAGTACAATACCACAGGCGGCTGTTCTTCCAGCCGGCATCTTCAAAGGAAGAAGACCAGATCAGGATATATTCTTTGGTCTTCTTATCATAAAACCACTCAGGCGCCCAGATATTCCGGGCCGATATAGCACCGGCGTCGTTACGTACGTCTTTCATCAAAGGCAATGTACCTTCTACTTTCCAGTGAATCAGATCCGGTGAGGTAAGGTAAAGACAACCGGGACCTACCTTCTCACGGTCCTTACTCCCGCCACCTGTGGATAATATCCGCCATAAACCGTCTGGTCCGCGGCGAACATAAGGATCACGTACGTGCTGGTCCCATACAGGCTTATTATCATTCAAAGGCGTCCAGTGACGGCCATCATTGGACAATGCCATGTGCATTTTTTCCAGTAACATGGGATTGGGTAATGGCACTTCTATTGTATTTCCTTTTGCATCAATTTCTATGCGGGTGGGATAACGTTGCCGGAAATAAGTCAACAGCCATACGTCTTTGCCCTTTTCAAGTTTGAAGTCTTCAGGAACCGCCTTTCCTTCAGACGATTGTACAGTAGCATCCTGCGCAGCGATGACAGGCAGTGTCTTATCCCAGTTCAGTTCCAGGTTGGACAAGTACCAGGATTGTCCGTCACCGGTATTGTTCCCTTGGAAAAACAGATAGTATTCCCCATCCTTTGCTTTGAAAATATCGGGGTGGCCGGACTCGCTATGATTCCACTCACCTGCTTTCCCATTTGCGAGGAAGGGTACGGAGGAAGTACGCGTCCAGTGAACGCCATCATTACTCTGTGCGAGACCGATCTGCTGAGGAACGTTATTATAGCTACCTGCATAAAACATGTACAATACACCGTCTTTTTCCATCACGGAAGCAGCTTCAATACATTTGCCTTCCCATGGTAGTTCGGGTTTTAATATGGAAGCATCGCTCGCCTGTTTCCAGGATTCCCTGGAGAAATCTGTACCGGCAGGGGCTGTTGCCACACCCTGCAACTGTATTTCTCCTTTCGGATCACGCGAAGCGAAATAAAGGAAATATTGTCCTTTATAGAAGGTGACTTCAGCATCTATCGCACGACCGTTGTTCCAGTCACCGGAAGGATGGAATACGGGATTACTTGCATTCTTCTGAAAATGGATCCCATCGGTAGAATAAGCGTGGCAGATGGCATCTTTAGGGCCATTGCCGTATGTCTGATAAAAGAGATGTATGGTATCATTACGTACGAGTGCACCAGGTGCACACAGGCCATTCTTCTCATATGCTTCCGTAGCGTTTAGTTCGCCTGTTTTTTGCCAGTCCTTCAGGTTTGTACTCCGTGCGATACCTATATGCCAGCCCGCACCCGCTTTACCGGGTATGGAGTAGTACATCCAGTAAGCTTCTTTGAAATGTACGATCTTAGGGTCCTTGGCAATAGGTTTCCCGGAGGATGTATCCGTGAAATACATACGTGGAATGTGCTGCGCGGATAGATTTTCTGTCCAGAGCAGCAGAACGGCAACGGCCGTCATGAAATAACGAAACTGCATTTTTTTATCGGGTTTGTTCGGTTCACTAAACATAGTGACTATTTAAATGATTTTTTCGGTTTTTATTGGATCGGCAAAAATGGAGGACCTGTGAAAATGAATTTCATTAACCTGCCATTAACAAAAAACGATTTCAGATCGACTACATTTACCGCAAGTTTTCCCTTCGTTTTACTAATCATATGAATCAAACAGTACATCATATACTGTATTAACAGGCTCATTATAGTAGTGTCGCCACCGGGCATTATTGTAATCAAATGAATTTATCCCTATGGTAATTATTAAACTGGCTAATAGTAAACTATGGGTATTGTAGCGTCTCTTACAGATGCAGAACTTGCTGACCGACTGCCACACGCAGACAAAGCTGCCGTAAAAGAAGTCTATATACGGTACAGAGAATTACTGCTCAACTATGCAAAAAAGATGTTGGGAGATGATGATCTGGCGGAAGATACTGTATCCGATGTATTTGCCAATTTACTCACTAAACGGGAAGCCATCAAAATCGACACATCCCTTCAATCCTATCTCTACAAATCAGTCAAAAACAGCATCCTCAATCAGTTTGACAAAGACCAGCACCGGCAGCAATATATTAATTCGATCCGGGAATTTTATCAGAAAGGCGAGTACGCCACCGATGAACTGGTGCTTGAGCGCGACCTGAGACGCCGCATAGAAGATGCCGTCGCATCCTTTCCTCCGAAGATGAAAGAAATATTCGATTTAAGCAGAAAGGCCCATCTCACCCGCAGACAAATAGCCCAAGCTACCTGCGTAACAGAAGGAACCGTTAACACCCAGATCAACAGAGCACTAAAAATTCTCCGCTCAAAACTCACCCTGTTCTTCATCTGGTAGGTTTTCAAAAAATATTTTTCATCCTTGTATACATATTGCTTTATCCGGCTGTCTTAATCACAGTAAGGGTATTCATAAAACTTGTGATAAAGACTTTAGAGTGCAATTATAATGACGGAAAAGGAAGTAGCTGAATTACTAAGGAAGTACAGATCCGGTGAGTGCAGTCCGGAGGAACTGGCATTCATGGAACGCTGGTATGCTGACCTGGAGCAAAACGCCCCTGATCTGACATATCCACATTCTGCGGAAGCCCATGAAAAGGTATGGCAGGAGGCATTGGCCAGGCACGCGTTAATGCACCCGAAAAAGAACACTGCTTATATATGGGCAGCCGCCGCTACCATTACGATCCTGCTGGCAACTGGCATCTTGTACTTCAATACAGGAAGATCCGGACATTCTCCGCAAAGTTCCGAAGAGCTATATGCTTATAACAAGGTGCACGACCGGCTACCTGGATCCAGTAAGGCGGTGCTTACGTTAGCCAATGGGGAGGAGATACTTCTGAATGACAGCACTAAAGGTACGATTGCACAGCAAAGTGGTATGATCATCACAAAGAACGCAAAAGGACAGCTGACC contains the following coding sequences:
- a CDS encoding DoxX family protein, encoding MTSKQSPSKILHILLWVAQGLLSATLLWASATKLFKPAAELAAMWPWTAEHRGLVVFTGILDFLGALGLVLPGILRIWPRLTRYAAYGILLLMIAASVFHISRGEANLIGINIVFAAIAAFIAWRR
- a CDS encoding sulfatase, with product MRILFAIISCVFGLLYNILTAAAQRQPNIVIFIADDLNQQDVGCYGNRDVRTPNMDKLAAEGMQFKSAYAASPMCAPSRSVMFTGLYPFRNGSQMNHFTVRPNTRNLPQFLQKLGYRVVISGKTDIFPLHNFPFEHIGEEFGKYAPIENRTDRKKETVNMIRTHFQDHPEQPICLIVAPWIPHVPWFPNTDFDPQQIKLPDYLADTKETRKALTAYYQSIGVADKMLGEVMQAIEGAGVKDNTVTMFIADQGAQFPSAKWSVYDQGLRIPMIVRWPGKVMPGTVSDALVSLADLTPTLVDLAGGKAIDDLDGTSFKDVLLNKKKEHHQYIFAETSMEPHFWYNYTPSRTVITKDGFHYIRNYHPGVRFITHIDKVEQNEFYFDSWIAGAATDPKTKFLLDRYSYHPPEELYDLNRDRKEFSNLIANPAYYSRTNELKKLLDKELSRQGETAAMILEGPLPQFFDRSYTIRQNASAADLSFNKKVWNPHVLVVTAYLDKIDKGGVICDYFNNFKLYAYHDQIGIVLADGKTINSEQLPANKGQLYMTLSEKGELVVQFNQQTIITQQLEKDLTKIKGGYVSCGMIQGEEMTGHLQSYQGNITDLRFTMNELSGEP
- a CDS encoding VOC family protein gives rise to the protein MAHVSPYLNFNGTCEAAFNFYKSVFNGEFMNGIMRFSNMPEHCKPGDENLVMHVALTIPGGNTIMGSDFPDSMGEFKKGNDFSLAISAGSEEEARRLFDALGAGGIVDMPLDKAPWGALFGQLKDQYGITWAVNYQYEPIPQH
- a CDS encoding DUF3140 domain-containing protein, encoding MEQQEMQEIYEEFKELVNMTPSKLEKWLTTEESKSVGWDSGDGESIGHKSGEKIIHILHKKKADLTTGDYKHMQKVNGYIKRHSAQQPEGDVSTSNWNYSLKNWGHDYQVKK
- a CDS encoding helix-turn-helix domain-containing protein, with protein sequence MPVKKTSQDTIRSVGAYIAAHPERRFTIVELSLHFHIRTTALKAAFKAEFGVTIHQYHLQVSMQKARQHLEAGQQVKETALQFGYRHIGNFSRAFKKVHNTPPEAHKQ
- a CDS encoding helix-turn-helix domain-containing protein gives rise to the protein MKYFATELCLSPNYLSDLLKRNTGKTTQEHIHLQLIDKAKMMLWSTDKPVSGIAYDLGFEHATHFNKIFKAKVGISPKAFRASNEHL
- a CDS encoding Crp/Fnr family transcriptional regulator, whose amino-acid sequence is MFEVFEQYLKERSALTDEEIAQIRAVTVPKRLRKKQYLLQEGDISHYNAFVVKGCLRLYHVGDNGFEHILRFAIETWWMSDYESYNCGSQSKNNIDALEDSDLLLIDKKDFDMLVETVANFRILKDKLEAKSYNASQARILSNISDTAEKRYENFIKTYPDIYNRVPLHMVASYLGLTRETLSRIRSQYTKTEK
- a CDS encoding SDR family NAD(P)-dependent oxidoreductase → MKLKNKVAVITGGNSGIGFGIAEAFRNEGASGTIVGRNQETLDRSVTALGSDFIGINADVTKFEDLERIFKNTAEKFGLIDTIVVNAGGAVEGAQMASIAVTTESDYDHYMNLNLKSVYFTIQKALPYLKDGASIVLIGSIAGHRAFPGQSVYAAAKAAVISFARGFSLDLLDRKIRVNVLSPGTIDTPVFGKFLAPEHIDHVKNLWVDIIPAGRIGQPSDIGNAAVFLASDESSFVVGTEIISDGGALSMTILK
- a CDS encoding family 43 glycosylhydrolase, whose amino-acid sequence is MFSEPNKPDKKMQFRYFMTAVAVLLLWTENLSAQHIPRMYFTDTSSGKPIAKDPKIVHFKEAYWMYYSIPGKAGAGWHIGIARSTNLKDWQKTGELNATEAYEKNGLCAPGALVRNDTIHLFYQTYGNGPKDAICHAYSTDGIHFQKNASNPVFHPSGDWNNGRAIDAEVTFYKGQYFLYFASRDPKGEIQLQGVATAPAGTDFSRESWKQASDASILKPELPWEGKCIEAASVMEKDGVLYMFYAGSYNNVPQQIGLAQSNDGVHWTRTSSVPFLANGKAGEWNHSESGHPDIFKAKDGEYYLFFQGNNTGDGQSWYLSNLELNWDKTLPVIAAQDATVQSSEGKAVPEDFKLEKGKDVWLLTYFRQRYPTRIEIDAKGNTIEVPLPNPMLLEKMHMALSNDGRHWTPLNDNKPVWDQHVRDPYVRRGPDGLWRILSTGGGSKDREKVGPGCLYLTSPDLIHWKVEGTLPLMKDVRNDAGAISARNIWAPEWFYDKKTKEYILIWSSSFEDAGWKNSRLWYCTTRDWKTFSPAKVFFEPPYSVIDGTLLEQQGKYYLFHKEEEFGAKTGERRAIRVAVASNVYGPYKIIDGALNNGQIVPVITEGPTAIKEPQKKGWLLLYDYCMTDRFGASYSPDLYHWTVEEDVRFPDAARHGCVSLIKPEEAKALIDAFGM
- a CDS encoding RNA polymerase sigma factor — protein: MGIVASLTDAELADRLPHADKAAVKEVYIRYRELLLNYAKKMLGDDDLAEDTVSDVFANLLTKREAIKIDTSLQSYLYKSVKNSILNQFDKDQHRQQYINSIREFYQKGEYATDELVLERDLRRRIEDAVASFPPKMKEIFDLSRKAHLTRRQIAQATCVTEGTVNTQINRALKILRSKLTLFFIW